In Malus sylvestris chromosome 16, drMalSylv7.2, whole genome shotgun sequence, the following are encoded in one genomic region:
- the LOC126606489 gene encoding protein NUCLEAR FUSION DEFECTIVE 4-like: MAGQSRKWMILVATIWIQAFTGTNFDFSSYSSSLKLVLGISQVQLNYLATASDLGKVLGWSSGLALMYFPLWVVLFMSAFMGFIGYGMQWLVIRQIVSLPYFLIFLLCLLAGCSICWFNTVCFVLCIRNFPANQPLAISLTVSFNGVSAALYNLAASAIDSSSTSLFLILNGVIPLLTSAAALIPILRQPSLDPLPPDGVRRDSLIFLLLNILAVLTGVYLLLFGSTSFDTATARLFLGGAIFLLIFPLCIPGIVYARDWFRRSLHSSIRLEGSGFVLIDVEDLELHKELLSRDNSMNYGNACVDHLFNNNERPPSTLSFRHKSGYQSTAGCCGAILGKGQLAMLGEDHTAGALVRRFDFWLYYVAYFCGGTIGLVYSNNLGQIAQSLGQSSKTTTLVTLYSSFSFFGRLLSAAPDYIRAKVYFARTGWLTIALLPTPVAFLLLASSSSSFALHTGTALIGLSSGFIFAAAVSITSELFGPNSVGVNHNMLITNIPIGSLVYGLLAAIVYDSNVRPNLNILRTDSIVCMGRDCYFLTFVGWACISVLGLGSSVLLFLRTRHAYDHFEHNRSTQLY; encoded by the exons ATGGCGGGGCAGTCGAGAAAATGGATGATTCTGGTGGCCACAATATGGATTCAGGCGTTTACAGGGACGAACTTCGATTTCTCATCGTATTCGTCGTCATTGAAGTTGGTGCTGGGAATCTCGCAGGTGCAGTTGAATTACCTGGCGACGGCGTCTGACCTTGGGAAGGTGTTGGGGTGGTCGTCGGGGCTGGCTCTCATGTATTTTCCTCTGTGGGTGGTGCTGTTCATGTCCGCCTTCATGGGATTTATCGGTTACGGCATGCAGTGGCTCGTCATTCGCCAAATCGTCTCCTTGCCTTATTTCCTG ATatttcttctttgtttgttgGCTGGGTGTAGCATCTGTTGGTTCAACACCGTATGCTTCGTTCTTTGCATTCGGAACTTCCCAGCTAATCAACCCTTAGCAATATCACTCACAGTAAGCTTCAATGGCGTAAGTGCAGCCTTATACAACCTTGCAGCCAGTGCAATTGACTCATCGTCTACTTCTTTATTTCTAATTTTGAATGGTGTCATTCCCCTTCTCACCTCTGCCGCTGCATTGATCCCTATTCTCCGCCAACCCAGTCTAGACCCTCTCCCACCTGATGGAGTCCGCCGTGACTCCCTCATCTTTCTCCTTTTGAATATTTTAGCTGTTCTAACTGGTGTTTACCTTCTTCTCTTtggttcaacctcatttgatACAGCAACAGCTCGTCTCTTCTTAGGCGGTGCCATTTTCCTACTCATTTTCCCTCTGTGTATACCTGGCATTGTCTACGCTAGAGATTGGTTTCGCCGTTCCCTTCATTCTAGCATCCGCCTTGAAGGCTCGGGCTTCGTTCTTATTGATGTTGAAGATCTTGAGCTTCACAAAGAACTCCTTTCGCGTGATAACAGTATGAATTACGGGAATGCATGTGTTGATCACCTCTTCAACAACAATGAAAGACCTCCTTCAACTTTGTCATTTAGACATAAGAGCGGATATCAGAGCACCGCAGGTTGTTGTGGGGCAATTTTGGGCAAGGGTCAGTTGGCAATGCTTGGGGAAGACCACACAGCAGGAGCACTTGTACGAAGGTTCGATTTTTGGCTATACTACGTAGCATATTTTTGTGGAGGTACTATTGGTCTTGTGTACAGCAACAATCTGGGGCAGATAGCTCAATCATTAGGACAGAGCTCCAAGACTACAACACTTGTCACACTTTATTCATCATTTTCATTCTTCGGCCGGTTGCTTTCGGCTGCACCAGATTACATACGTGC GAAGGTTTATTTTGCTAGGACAGGATGGTTGACAATTGCACTTTTGCCAACCCCAGTGGCCTTCTTGTTGCTTGCTTCATCAAGCAGTAGCTTCGCTTTGCACACAGGCACGGCATTAATAGGATTGAGCTCCGGATTCATTTTCGCAGCTGCTGTTTCCATCACATCGGAGTTGTTCGGGCCCAACAGCGTAGGTGTTAACCACAACATGCTTATTACAAACATACCAATTGGTTCGCTCGTCTATGGCCTTCTTGCAGCGATCGTTTATGATTCAAATGTGAGGCCTAACCTAAACATCTTAAGGACTGATTCGATTGTGTGCATGGGGAGGGACTGCTACTTCTTAACCTTTGTGGGGTGGGCTTGCATATCTGTTCTTGGGCTAGGTTCAAGTGTACTGTTATTCTTAAGAACCCGACATGCGTATGATCATTTCGAACATAACCGTTCAACGCAACTCTACTAA
- the LOC126609348 gene encoding uncharacterized protein LOC126609348, with the protein MADKNKGEIVCDANPHDLKDYFEFAHAITVAIGNNCPTPEWCSWEDVPGNVKKVVMDEVLVKKVLAKKKLVVQIERYRRKQVPYFEGKNLDEAYAKFKYDVGNLVQRDCSAKFESWKKVPEELKKSMLRKLSVHWDVDETDEKQWIYVDGLFKQSFRQWKFDVLRAED; encoded by the exons ATGGCGGATAAGAACAAGGGTGAGATTGTATGTGATGCCAACCCGCATGATTTAAAGGATTATTTTGAGTTTGCGCATGCGATCACTGTAGCCATAGGGAATAATTGTCCCACTCCTGAGTGGTGTTCTTGGGAAGATGTACCTGGGAATGTGAAGAAGGTTGTGATGGATGAAGTATTAGTGA AGAAGGTTctggcaaaaaaaaaacttgtagtGCAAATAGAGAGGTATCGACGGAAGCAAGTGCCGTACTTTGAAGGCAAAAATTTGGATGAGGCGTACGCCAAATTTAAGTATGACGTTGGGAATTTGGTGCAGAGGGATTGTTCTGCCAAGTTTGAGTCTTGGAAAAAAGTCCCTGAGGAGTTGAAGAAGTCCATGCTGAGAAAGTTATCG GTTCATTGGGATGTTGATGAAACCGATGAGAAGCAATGGATTTATGTGGATGGGCTTTTCAAGCAGAGTTTTCGACAGTGGAAGTTTGATGTGTTGCGGGCGGAGGATTAA